The following are from one region of the Thermoflexus hugenholtzii JAD2 genome:
- a CDS encoding acyl-CoA dehydrogenase family protein — protein sequence MAEMELMEALPSPTRFLQAMGVPLPIRAELEELEAWWEAEGKDISTMIDRMGTPWLRAYDRFGHRIDEILYPPDYRRMLLQGYRAGAVWRAFEGEGLAATFLIGYVTAFYDAGLYCPYTVSLATALALRKYGDPALQARFLPPLLRRDGEVWQGATWMTEAGGGSDLGATVETVARPEGEHWRLTGEKYFASNAGAELAVVAARPEGAPRTVRGLALFLLPRYREDGTLNYLIRRLKDKIGTRSVPTGEVELRESEAYLLGRPETGIYEILEVLNVSRVANSVGSVALMQRTVAEALAFAARRIAFGRPVLQHPLMRRQFAERIRELQAAFALTWATVRMLEEVWPERPPYPERYHLFRLLTHLAKYWTAEQAVQTAKWAMEVHGGMGVLGEYPVERWLREAMILPIWEGTPHRQILDGLEAMARKGAHRALFAWLARWADPHALEEIAGRVEAHLQLPPEEQEARAEPLFRDLARFTAEALARSLPSGISSASVLDAPSGPAAS from the coding sequence ATGGCTGAGATGGAGCTCATGGAAGCCCTGCCTTCGCCCACGCGGTTCCTTCAGGCAATGGGGGTTCCGCTTCCCATCCGGGCTGAGCTCGAGGAGCTGGAGGCCTGGTGGGAGGCGGAGGGGAAGGATATCTCCACGATGATCGATCGCATGGGCACACCGTGGCTGCGCGCTTACGACCGCTTCGGCCACCGCATCGATGAGATCCTCTACCCGCCGGATTACCGGCGGATGCTCCTGCAGGGCTACCGGGCCGGCGCGGTCTGGCGGGCCTTCGAAGGGGAAGGGCTCGCCGCGACGTTCCTCATCGGATATGTAACGGCCTTCTATGATGCAGGCCTTTACTGCCCCTATACCGTCTCTCTGGCCACCGCCCTGGCCCTGCGCAAATACGGCGATCCCGCGCTTCAGGCGCGCTTCCTCCCACCCCTGCTCCGGCGGGACGGCGAGGTCTGGCAGGGCGCCACCTGGATGACCGAGGCCGGCGGCGGCTCGGATCTGGGGGCAACCGTGGAGACCGTCGCCCGGCCTGAAGGCGAACACTGGCGGCTGACGGGGGAGAAGTATTTCGCCAGCAACGCCGGGGCGGAGCTGGCTGTGGTCGCCGCCCGCCCGGAGGGCGCCCCCCGCACCGTCCGCGGCCTCGCCCTCTTCCTGCTCCCCCGCTATCGGGAGGATGGCACCCTCAACTATCTCATCCGGCGCCTGAAGGACAAGATCGGCACCCGCTCGGTGCCCACCGGTGAGGTGGAGCTGCGGGAGAGCGAGGCCTACCTGCTGGGCCGCCCGGAGACCGGCATCTACGAGATCCTGGAGGTCCTCAATGTCTCCCGGGTCGCCAACAGCGTCGGCAGCGTCGCCCTGATGCAGCGGACGGTCGCGGAGGCCCTGGCCTTCGCAGCCCGCCGCATCGCCTTCGGCCGCCCTGTTCTCCAGCATCCTTTGATGCGTCGTCAGTTCGCCGAGCGCATCCGGGAGCTCCAGGCCGCCTTCGCCCTGACCTGGGCCACGGTCCGCATGCTGGAGGAAGTCTGGCCGGAGCGTCCGCCCTATCCGGAGCGCTATCACCTCTTCCGCCTGCTCACCCATCTGGCCAAATACTGGACGGCGGAGCAGGCGGTGCAGACGGCGAAGTGGGCGATGGAGGTCCACGGCGGGATGGGGGTGCTGGGGGAGTATCCGGTGGAGCGCTGGCTGCGGGAGGCCATGATCTTGCCCATCTGGGAAGGCACGCCCCACCGGCAGATCCTGGACGGGCTGGAGGCGATGGCGCGGAAAGGCGCCCACCGTGCGCTCTTCGCGTGGCTCGCCCGGTGGGCCGACCCCCACGCCCTGGAGGAGATAGCCGGCCGGGTGGAGGCCCACCTCCAGCTTCCCCCGGAGGAACAGGAGGCCCGCGCCGAGCCCCTCTTCCGGGATCTGGCCCGCTTCACCGCAGAGGCCCTCGCCCGGAGCCTGCCCTCCGGGATCTCATCTGCCTCGGTTCTTGATGCGCCCTCCGGGCCCGCGGCATCATGA
- a CDS encoding sialidase family protein: protein MLRWLKAGLGGALLFLGLLLAMRRAEGEATMLLPPLWGPNTVANTDRSGFAQQEPSLAIHPRDLRNLVVAAKDFRRTQDITREVWIYVSFDGGRSWPIQIPFPGLPPTITRQSDPVALATEEGRFYVLALGAGTPAYRHHGLFLTWSDDGGRTWRDAVTIISDPSTILDDKPWLARDAYPASPYYGRLYVAWRPMHADVLWVVRSEDGGLSWSRPVTAAEGEGVQGAMPVVGADGAVHLFYVEPMSPTAPGWIRVVTSFDGGASFSAPRNVAPVLQPPSPVRAYDRWRLYTLPSAAADPRDPARLYVVWTEGSPQEALGTEVAFARSEDGGRTWTLSRPFAAPGDAAHPIVRTDARGWVHLFWLDRRRDPWNRLFDAFYAYSPDGGRTWSMPFRVSTRSFDLNQAVPPISPAPGDYWGLDVRGDRICAAWSDTRFGDEEIMVTCGILPLASSILLPGIPLE from the coding sequence GTGCTTCGATGGCTGAAGGCCGGGCTGGGGGGAGCCCTTCTGTTTCTGGGCCTGCTTCTCGCGATGCGCCGGGCGGAGGGAGAGGCCACGATGCTCCTGCCGCCCCTGTGGGGTCCCAACACGGTGGCCAACACCGATCGGAGCGGCTTCGCCCAGCAGGAACCCAGCCTGGCCATCCACCCCCGCGACCTCCGAAATCTGGTGGTGGCAGCCAAGGACTTCCGCCGCACCCAGGACATCACCCGTGAGGTCTGGATCTACGTTTCCTTTGACGGAGGACGCTCCTGGCCGATCCAGATCCCCTTCCCCGGCCTGCCCCCCACCATCACCCGCCAGAGCGATCCGGTCGCCCTGGCTACAGAAGAAGGGCGTTTCTACGTGCTGGCCCTGGGCGCCGGGACGCCCGCTTACCGCCATCACGGATTGTTCCTGACCTGGTCCGATGACGGGGGGCGCACCTGGCGGGACGCTGTGACGATCATCTCGGATCCATCGACGATCCTCGATGATAAACCCTGGCTGGCCCGCGACGCCTATCCCGCCAGCCCCTACTACGGGCGCCTGTATGTGGCCTGGCGGCCCATGCACGCCGACGTGCTGTGGGTGGTCCGCTCCGAAGACGGCGGCCTTTCATGGTCCCGCCCGGTGACCGCAGCCGAGGGGGAGGGGGTGCAGGGGGCCATGCCGGTGGTGGGGGCCGATGGGGCCGTTCATCTTTTCTACGTGGAGCCGATGTCGCCCACCGCGCCCGGATGGATTCGGGTGGTCACGTCCTTTGATGGGGGGGCTTCCTTCTCCGCTCCGCGGAATGTCGCTCCGGTCCTTCAGCCCCCCAGCCCTGTCCGCGCTTACGATCGGTGGCGGCTTTATACATTGCCCAGCGCCGCAGCAGACCCCCGGGATCCGGCCCGGCTGTATGTGGTCTGGACGGAGGGATCCCCTCAGGAGGCCCTGGGCACGGAGGTGGCCTTCGCCCGCAGCGAGGACGGCGGTCGCACCTGGACGCTGAGCCGGCCTTTCGCCGCCCCGGGGGACGCCGCCCATCCCATCGTGCGGACGGACGCGCGGGGATGGGTGCATCTGTTCTGGCTGGACCGCCGCCGGGATCCCTGGAACCGCCTTTTCGATGCCTTCTATGCTTACTCTCCGGACGGCGGGCGGACCTGGAGCATGCCCTTCCGGGTGAGCACGCGCTCCTTCGATCTGAACCAGGCCGTGCCGCCCATCAGCCCGGCGCCCGGAGATTACTGGGGTCTGGATGTCCGGGGAGATCGCATCTGTGCAGCGTGGAGCGATACCCGGTTCGGCGATGAAGAGATTATGGTGACATGCGGGATCCTCCCCCTTGCCTCCTCTATCCTGCTTCCCGGGATCCCCCTGGAGTAG
- the mvaD gene encoding diphosphomevalonate decarboxylase: MARRATALAHPNIAFVKYWGNRDERLRLPANPSFSMNLGGLRTITTVTFQEAEGPDLLFVNGVPVEGPARERVSAFLDHVRRMAGFRGRAVVESITDIPPGVGLASSAAAFAALAAAASAALDLRLSERDLSTLARLGSGSACRSVPPGFVEWVAGERHEDSYAYSVAPPEHWDLWDVIAVVSEQHKAVGSSEGHRRAATSPLHGPRVATAPERVSRCREAVLRRDFEALAEIVETDAIWMHAVMMTSRPPLFYWEPATLIVLQAARRWREEGLPVAFTLDAGPNVHLLCPAEAVEEVARRAQGVPGVLRVLRSGPGGGARILPPEGGP; this comes from the coding sequence ATGGCGCGTCGCGCCACCGCCCTGGCCCACCCGAACATCGCCTTCGTGAAATACTGGGGGAATCGGGATGAGCGCCTCCGACTCCCGGCCAATCCCTCGTTTTCTATGAACCTGGGAGGGTTGCGCACGATCACCACGGTGACGTTCCAGGAAGCGGAAGGGCCGGATCTCCTGTTCGTGAACGGCGTGCCGGTGGAGGGGCCGGCTCGGGAACGGGTCTCGGCGTTCCTGGATCACGTGCGAAGGATGGCCGGGTTCCGGGGCCGCGCCGTGGTGGAGTCCATCACGGACATCCCGCCCGGCGTGGGGCTGGCCTCCTCGGCGGCGGCCTTCGCCGCCCTGGCCGCTGCGGCGTCCGCCGCCCTGGATCTGCGGCTCTCCGAGCGGGACCTGTCCACCCTCGCCCGCTTGGGCTCCGGTTCGGCGTGCCGTTCGGTGCCCCCAGGATTCGTGGAGTGGGTGGCCGGCGAGCGCCATGAGGATTCCTATGCTTATAGCGTGGCCCCACCGGAGCACTGGGACCTGTGGGACGTGATCGCTGTGGTCAGCGAGCAGCACAAGGCGGTGGGGTCCAGCGAGGGGCACCGCCGGGCGGCCACCAGCCCCCTTCATGGACCGCGGGTGGCGACCGCGCCGGAGCGGGTGTCCCGCTGTCGGGAAGCCGTGCTGCGGCGGGACTTCGAGGCCCTGGCGGAGATCGTCGAGACCGATGCCATCTGGATGCACGCGGTGATGATGACCTCCCGACCGCCCCTGTTCTACTGGGAACCCGCCACCCTCATCGTGCTGCAGGCAGCCCGTCGCTGGCGGGAGGAGGGGCTGCCGGTGGCCTTCACCCTGGACGCCGGACCGAACGTCCATCTGCTCTGCCCCGCGGAGGCCGTGGAGGAGGTGGCCCGGCGGGCCCAGGGGGTGCCCGGGGTGCTTCGGGTGCTGCGCAGCGGCCCCGGCGGCGGGGCCCGCATCCTGCCGCCCGAGGGAGGCCCATGA
- a CDS encoding Uma2 family endonuclease codes for MDVRVERRLFTVEEYHRMAEAGILSEDDRVELIEGEIVEMSPIGSRHAGCVNRISHWFSQRVGRRAIVSVQNPIRLGRRSEPQPDVALLRPREDFYASEHPGAEDVLLIVEVAEHSAGYDRGVKVPLYARYGVVEVWVVDLLRGVVEVYRGPEGEGYREVRVVGRGEAIAPLQLPDLHVPVDQILGETS; via the coding sequence ATGGATGTTCGCGTGGAGCGGCGCCTGTTCACGGTGGAGGAGTATCACCGGATGGCGGAGGCGGGGATCCTCTCCGAGGACGACCGGGTGGAACTCATCGAGGGGGAGATCGTCGAGATGAGCCCCATCGGAAGCCGGCACGCGGGGTGCGTCAACCGGATCAGCCACTGGTTCTCCCAACGAGTGGGTAGGCGCGCCATCGTCAGCGTTCAGAACCCCATCCGTTTGGGGCGGCGTTCGGAGCCGCAGCCGGACGTGGCGTTGTTGCGGCCGCGGGAGGATTTCTACGCTTCGGAGCATCCAGGAGCGGAGGATGTGTTGCTGATCGTGGAGGTGGCGGAGCATTCGGCCGGGTATGATCGGGGGGTGAAGGTGCCGCTGTATGCGCGGTATGGGGTGGTCGAGGTGTGGGTGGTGGATCTTTTGCGAGGCGTGGTGGAGGTGTATCGGGGACCGGAGGGAGAGGGGTATCGGGAGGTGCGGGTGGTGGGGCGGGGGGAGGCCATCGCCCCGCTCCAGCTGCCGGATCTCCACGTCCCCGTGGACCAGATCCTCGGCGAGACCTCCTGA
- a CDS encoding site-2 protease family protein, producing the protein MTEPVITMPWGVLGFLLALGPLIFVHELGHLLTAKLAGVAVEEFGFGFPPRLLILGRWRETCSPSTRSPSAASCGCGARRIRGSRRASPPGRGPGAC; encoded by the coding sequence ATGACCGAGCCGGTGATCACGATGCCGTGGGGTGTCTTGGGGTTCTTGCTGGCGCTGGGCCCGCTGATCTTCGTCCACGAGCTGGGGCATCTCCTGACGGCGAAGCTGGCCGGGGTGGCGGTGGAGGAGTTCGGGTTCGGCTTCCCACCCCGGCTGCTGATCCTGGGCCGGTGGCGGGAGACCTGCTCACCCTCAACGCGATCCCCTTCGGCGGCTTCGTGCGGCTGCGGGGCGAGGAGGATCCGGGGATCCCGGAGGGCTTCGCCGCCCGGCCGTGGGCCTGGCGCTTGCTGA
- a CDS encoding M50 family metallopeptidase, whose amino-acid sequence MRLRGEEDPGIPEGFAARPWAWRLLILAAGPLMNMALAWGVLILIFLLGVPSSQVRVEGVAAGSPAAQAGLQAGDVILALDGVPVERTEDVRRLAQERKGRTVILRIQRAQGVQEVSVYVRPDPPPGQGAMGVIIASVPDYSRMQRFGLGEAMARGTVMFGALTAQLFSLPARILLGLVPAQVLQPAGPVRIGAEAGEALRTSVEVGSAYVFLTFIALISLAIAFTNLLPIPALDGGRILFVLIEAVRGRRLDPRREQVVHLIGFAFLLALLIFLSIREIGELSRGAGP is encoded by the coding sequence GTGCGGCTGCGGGGCGAGGAGGATCCGGGGATCCCGGAGGGCTTCGCCGCCCGGCCGTGGGCCTGGCGCTTGCTGATCCTCGCCGCCGGGCCCCTGATGAACATGGCCCTGGCCTGGGGGGTGCTCATCCTGATCTTCCTGCTCGGCGTGCCCTCCTCCCAGGTCCGGGTGGAGGGCGTGGCCGCTGGTTCCCCGGCCGCCCAGGCCGGGCTCCAGGCCGGGGATGTCATCCTGGCGCTGGATGGCGTGCCGGTGGAGCGCACCGAGGATGTGCGCCGGCTGGCGCAGGAGCGAAAGGGGCGCACCGTGATCCTGCGGATCCAGCGGGCGCAGGGCGTGCAGGAAGTATCCGTATACGTGCGGCCGGATCCGCCGCCGGGCCAGGGAGCGATGGGGGTGATCATCGCCTCGGTCCCGGATTACAGCCGGATGCAGCGGTTCGGGCTCGGGGAGGCGATGGCCCGCGGGACGGTGATGTTCGGGGCGTTGACGGCGCAGCTGTTCAGCCTGCCGGCCCGCATCCTCCTGGGCCTGGTCCCGGCCCAGGTCCTCCAGCCCGCCGGCCCTGTCCGCATCGGGGCGGAGGCGGGGGAGGCGCTGCGGACCAGCGTGGAGGTGGGCTCCGCCTATGTGTTCCTCACCTTCATCGCCCTGATCAGCTTGGCCATCGCTTTCACCAACCTCTTGCCCATCCCGGCCCTGGATGGCGGGCGGATCCTGTTCGTGCTCATCGAGGCCGTTCGAGGGCGGCGTCTGGATCCGCGCCGGGAGCAGGTGGTGCACCTTATCGGCTTCGCCTTCCTGCTGGCGCTGCTGATCTTCCTCTCCATCCGGGAGATCGGAGAGCTCTCGCGGGGGGCCGGCCCGTAA
- a CDS encoding acyl-CoA thioesterase, with amino-acid sequence MDRPVVATTFYVRYAETDQMGLVHHSAYLIWFEEGRSQYMRACGADYAEIERSGALFAVAEAHARYEAPARYGDRVTVRTWVEEIRSRSITFGYAVYNADTGQRLATGWTKHLCLDRSGRVMTIPEIWRAVLTRGPQAGSFGDQSVRVERTG; translated from the coding sequence GTGGATCGGCCGGTGGTGGCCACGACGTTCTACGTGCGGTATGCGGAGACCGATCAGATGGGCCTGGTGCATCACAGCGCTTATCTGATCTGGTTCGAGGAGGGAAGAAGCCAGTATATGCGGGCCTGCGGGGCGGACTACGCGGAGATCGAGCGCAGCGGGGCGTTGTTCGCGGTGGCCGAGGCCCACGCCCGTTACGAAGCCCCGGCCCGCTACGGGGATCGGGTCACCGTCCGGACATGGGTGGAGGAGATCCGCAGCCGCTCGATCACCTTCGGCTACGCGGTCTACAACGCCGACACCGGCCAGCGCCTGGCCACCGGCTGGACGAAACATCTGTGCCTGGATCGATCCGGCCGGGTGATGACGATCCCGGAGATCTGGCGAGCCGTCCTAACGCGCGGTCCGCAAGCAGGCTCCTTCGGGGACCAGAGCGTGCGGGTGGAGCGGACTGGGTGA
- a CDS encoding aldo/keto reductase has translation MEYRTLGRTGLKVSALCLGTMTFGWTTDEATAHRILSAAVDAGINFIDTADIYPYWAPGAWAGRTEEIIGRWLKGQRREALVIATKVRGPMGPGPNDQGLSRKHIFDAVEGSLRRLGTDYIDLYQVHWPDEETPLEETLRALDDLVRQGKVRYIGASNFPAWLLCKALWISDKHGWARFDSLQPHYNLLHRAEFERELMPLCRDQGLGVIPYSPLAGGFLTGKYRRDAPPPSGSRGAVSEWLRRYLQDPRAWQVLEEVERIARELGKTPAQVALAWLLRNPTVTSPIIGASTVEQLPELLSAVGWSLPEEIAQRLDMLTAWERD, from the coding sequence ATGGAGTATCGCACCCTGGGACGGACCGGGCTCAAGGTCTCCGCGCTCTGCCTGGGCACCATGACCTTCGGATGGACGACCGATGAGGCGACGGCCCACCGGATCCTCTCGGCCGCGGTCGATGCCGGGATCAACTTCATCGACACAGCGGATATCTACCCCTACTGGGCGCCGGGGGCGTGGGCCGGGCGCACGGAGGAGATCATCGGACGCTGGCTGAAGGGGCAACGCCGGGAAGCCCTGGTGATCGCCACCAAGGTGCGCGGCCCCATGGGCCCGGGCCCCAACGACCAGGGGCTCTCCCGCAAGCACATCTTCGACGCCGTGGAGGGGAGCCTCCGGCGCCTGGGGACGGACTACATCGACCTCTATCAGGTCCACTGGCCGGATGAGGAGACGCCGCTGGAGGAGACGCTGCGGGCCCTGGACGACCTGGTACGGCAGGGCAAGGTGCGCTACATCGGGGCCTCGAATTTCCCAGCCTGGCTGCTCTGCAAGGCATTGTGGATCAGCGACAAGCACGGGTGGGCTCGCTTCGACAGCCTGCAGCCCCATTACAACCTGCTGCACCGGGCGGAGTTCGAGCGGGAGCTGATGCCGCTCTGTCGGGATCAGGGCCTGGGAGTCATCCCCTACAGCCCGCTGGCCGGGGGCTTCCTCACCGGGAAATACCGGCGGGACGCCCCGCCGCCCTCCGGAAGCCGGGGCGCGGTCAGCGAGTGGCTCCGCCGGTACCTTCAGGACCCCCGGGCCTGGCAGGTCCTGGAGGAAGTGGAGCGCATCGCCCGGGAGCTGGGGAAGACCCCTGCTCAGGTGGCCCTGGCCTGGTTGCTGCGCAACCCGACCGTGACCAGCCCCATCATCGGGGCCAGCACGGTGGAGCAGCTCCCGGAGCTTCTAAGTGCGGTGGGCTGGTCCCTGCCCGAGGAGATCGCCCAGCGCCTGGACATGCTCACCGCATGGGAGAGGGATTGA